In one Myotis daubentonii chromosome 1, mMyoDau2.1, whole genome shotgun sequence genomic region, the following are encoded:
- the BCL11B gene encoding B-cell lymphoma/leukemia 11B isoform X4, with amino-acid sequence MSRRKQGNPQHLSQRELITRKDEPSSYICTTCKQPFTSAWFLLQHAQNTHGFRIYLEPGPASSSLTPRLTIPPPLGPEAVAQSPLMNFLGDSNPFNLLRMTGPILRDHPGFGEGRLPGTPPLFSPPPRHHLDPHRLSAEEMGLVAQHPSAFDRVMRLNPMAIDSPAMDFSRRLRELAGNSSTPPPVSPGRGNPMHRLLNPFQPSPKSPFLSTPPLPPMPPGGTPPPQPPAKSKSCEFCGKTFKFQSNLIVHRRSHTGEKPYKCQLCDHACSQASKLKRHMKTHMHKAGSLTGRSDDGLSAASSPEPGTSELAGEGLKAGGDFRHHESDPSLGHEPEEEEEEEEEEEEELLLENESRPESSFSMDSELSRNRENGGGVAGVPGAGGLGGAAKALADEKALVLGKVMENVGLGALPQYSDLLADKQKRGAFLKRAAGDAGDDDDAGGCGDAGPGGAVNGRGGGFVPGAEPFPGLFPRKPAPLPSPGLNSAAKRIKVEKDLELPPAALIPSENVYSQWLVGYAASRHFMKDPFLGFTDARQSPFATSSEHSSENGSLRFSTPPGDLLDGGLSGRSGTASGGSTPHLGGPGPGRPSSKEGRRSDTCEYCGKVFKNCSNLTVHRRSHTGERPYKCELCNYACAQSSKLTRHMKTHGQIGKEVYRCDICQMPFSVYSTLEKHMKKWHGEHLLTNDVKIEQAERS; translated from the coding sequence GTAAAGATGAGCCTTCCAGCTACATTTGCACAACATGCAAGCAGCCCTTCACCAGCGCGTGGTTCCTGCTGCAGCACGCGCAGAACACGCACGGCTTCCGCATCTACCTGGAGCCCGGGCCCGCCAGCAGCTCCCTCACGCCGCGGCTCACCATCCCGCCGCCGCTGGGGCCCGAGGCCGTGGCCCAGTCGCCGCTCATGAATTTCCTGGGCGACAGCAACCCCTTCAACCTGCTGCGCATGACGGGCCCCATCCTGCGGGACCACCCGGGCTTCGGCGAGGGCCGCCTGCCCGGCACGCCGCCGCTCTTCAGTCCGCCCCCGCGCCACCACCTGGACCCGCACCGCCTCAGTGCCGAGGAGATGGGGCTCGTCGCCCAGCACCCCAGTGCCTTTGACCGAGTCATGCGCCTGAACCCCATGGCCATCGACTCGCCCGCCATGGACTTCTCGCGGCGGCTCCGCGAGCTGGCGGGCAACAGCTCCACGCCGCCGCCCGTGTCGCCGGGCCGCGGCAACCCTATGCACCGGCTCCTGAACCccttccagcccagccccaaGTCCCCGTTCCTGAGCACGCCGCCGCTGCCGCCCATGCCCCCCGGCGGCAcgccgccgccgcagccgccCGCCAAGAGCAAGTCGTGCGAGTTCTGCGGCAAGACCTTCAAGTTCCAGAGCAATCTGATCGTGCACCGGCGCAGccacacgggcgagaagccctACAAGTGCCAGCTGTGCGACCACGCGTGCTCGCAGGCGAGCAAGCTCAAGCGCCACATGAAGACGCACATGCACAAGGCCGGCTCGCTGACCGGCCGCTCCGACGACGGCCTCTCGGCCGCCAGCTCCCCGGAGCCCGGCACTAGCGAGCTGGCCGGCGAGGGCCTCAAGGCCGGGGGCGACTTCCGCCACCACGAGAGCGACCCGTCGCTGGGCCACGAGcccgaggaggaggaagaggaggaggaggaagaggaggaggagctgctgctggagaACGAGAGCCGGCCCGAGTCGAGCTTCAGCATGGACTCGGAGCTGAGCCGCAACCGGGAGAACGGCGGCGGCGTGGCTGGGGTGCCGGGCGCGGGCGGCCTGGGCGGCGCGGCCAAGGCGCTGGCCGACGAGAAGGCGCTGGTGCTGGGCAAGGTCATGGAGAACGTGGGCCTGGGCGCGCTGCCGCAGTACAGCGACCTGCTGGCCGACAAGCAGAAGCGCGGCGCCTTCCTGAAGCGCGCGGCGGGCGACGCGGGGGACGACGACGACGCGGGCGGCTGCGGGGACGCGGGCCCGGGGGGCGCCGTCAACGGGCGCGGCGGGGGCTTCGTGCCGGGCGCCGAGCCCTTCCCCGGCCTCTTCCCGCGCAAGCCGGCGCCGCTGCCCAGCCCGGGGCTCAACAGCGCGGCCAAGCGCATCAAGGTGGAGAAAGACCTGGAGCTGCCGCCCGCCGCGCTCATCCCGTCAGAGAACGTGTACTCGCAGTGGCTGGTGGGGTACGCGGCGTCGCGGCACTTCATGAAGGACCCCTTCCTGGGGTTCACGGACGCGCGCCAGTCGCCCTTCGCCACGTCCTCCGAGCACTCGTCCGAGAACGGCAGCCTGCGCTTCTCCACGCCGCCCGGGGACCTGCTGGACGGCGGGCTGTCGGGGCGCAGCGGCACGGCCAGCGGCGGCAGCACGCCGCACCTGGGCGGCCCCGGGCCCGGGCGGCCGAGCTCCAAGGAGGGTCGGCGCAGCGACACGTGCGAGTACTGCGGCAAGGTGTTCAAGAACTGCAGCAACCTGACGGTGCACCGGCGGAGCCACACCGGCGAGCGGCCTTACAAGTGCGAGCTGTGCAACTACGCGTGCGCGCAGAGCAGCAAGCTCACGCGCCACATGAAGACGCACGGGCAGATCGGCAAGGAGGTGTACCGCTGCGACATCTGCCAGATGCCCTTCAGCGTCTACAGCACCCTGGAGAAACACATGAAAAAGTGGCACGGCGAGCACTTGCTGACTAACGACGTCAAAATCGAGCAGGCCGAGAGGAGCTAA